In Crinalium epipsammum PCC 9333, the genomic window TCTGGAGAGGTGGCAGAGTGGTTGAATGCGGCAGACTCGAAATCTGTTTTGGCTGCAAGGTCAACGTGGGTTCAAATCCCACCCTCTCCGTTGAAAAATTTTGATATGCCAATTATTTCCTGATTATATGTAGGATCTCCCCAACTTGCTCTAAATACTCCTCATTAGTTAAAACGGGAGTTTTGTCCTGAATGGAAATAGGTTCTAATAAATCAATCCAAGATTTACAACCGCCGTATTTTTGACGGTATGAAATAACTTGCGGTTGTGCTAGTTTGTAAGCACGTAGTAACAGTATATAAAGAGGTTGACGCGGTTTCCATTTCAGGCGATCGCTCACAAATTGCTCGTTCCAAATATGATAAGGAAGCAATGCTGAAACTGTTTGCTCATCACTTACTTGAAAAATATCAGTAATTTCAGCCCAACTACCTATACGGATAGTTTCTGGATGCCAACCTGATGCTACTGGCGTAACTTGATTAGCATACTCAGGTTTAAGCAAATGTGGCTGTTGATGTTCATAGGTAGGATAAAGCAAAACATGATCGTAAGCAACTTTAAAGCGGTTGCTTTCTTCACTAATGCCGCCTTTGCGTAGCAATATAATAGTTTTACCTTGTTCCAAAGCATTAACCGCAACAGCCCATTCTTTTAATGCGTGGCTAGTATTTGTATCAGTAATGAGTGATTCCATAAGTTTAAATTTCTCAATTCTGTTGCTAAGTTGATTAACGTTAAACTATCTCAAATATAAATACCCTCCCCGTTTATGGAGAGGGGTTAAACAAATTTAAGTTTCTATACTTAAAAATTCTTCCTCTAGCTTGGCTTTTTGTTGTTTTCCGTCAACTAAAGCACTAACAGTCATATCTCCCATAACGTTAATGGCAGTGCGGCATC contains:
- a CDS encoding DUF1802 family protein, giving the protein MESLITDTNTSHALKEWAVAVNALEQGKTIILLRKGGISEESNRFKVAYDHVLLYPTYEHQQPHLLKPEYANQVTPVASGWHPETIRIGSWAEITDIFQVSDEQTVSALLPYHIWNEQFVSDRLKWKPRQPLYILLLRAYKLAQPQVISYRQKYGGCKSWIDLLEPISIQDKTPVLTNEEYLEQVGEILHIIRK